The segment GAGTAAAAATCCTctatatataaaacaataatCTCTAAATACACAAACATTTTTAATCAAAACTGGAAAAGATCTTACCAAACACACATTTCCTTTAATAATTAGTTATTAATAATTCATGTTCACcattttatgttataaaactGACAGATGCGCTGGTATCAAAAGCAAAATGACAAATGCTGGTTTTTGTTACATGACAGTTTTGTAACTTTACTAACTTACAAAATGTTGGAACGTTGCAAAAgtaatgtttttaatttaattcatGATATTTTGATAGTCAGAGACACGTCAAGAAATTAGCCGTAGTAAATTTTgtcaatatatttaaaagaaaaacgtTGATAAGAAGATATACTTGAAAGCTTTTATAAAATACGTCAATAAAATTTATtgtatcttctctattaaaagcgaagtaccatttttatctactatttagaAGTTTACTAAGACCATTTCATTAATCACATAATAtgacataataattaataggaatattaataataaattaattttaactatagatttgaattttattttcagttataacaaaatctgttgagaaaaatctaacaaaattctacaaaatttttaaataatttttattaaatattgcattaattaatttcataattaagtaatataatgctttcatttaaataaattatcatctaccactaaaatggattcaaatttgttaatcatgtcagattttttttatacaaatgaagttattaacatatgttaaaaatttatttctacagctatatattttcaaaaatcatatgttgaaaactattttttatttgattatttgaaattatgaaaactcgaaaacgtaataaaaaagtaaaatatataaaacaaactcttatattaataaaataataaaaaacctaaacaataaaattaaaaagttataaaatacataacactaaaatataaattgtatatttaaatttatataataatatcaaaattaaatatttataaaataaaaatatacccGCACGATGTGCAGGATAAACTCTAGTATAATTTATCTaactaaaaatagaatatatctcaaaaataattcatttttaataacgAGTCAAACATTTATATAGAACTTAAATAATTGTTGCCATACTATATACTACAAAAGGATTGCATAACGTTCAGACCAAATTACATCTCTTAGTGACCATGACTCTAAGGCCTTGTTTCATGTGAAGAATAATAGAAGGAACTGGCTCAATCTTGTGTCCTTCAACGATCTTTACCTCATAGTTTTGAATGATTTTCACAGCCACTGTCTTCATCTGCGTCATAGCCACTTCTTTCCCCAAACAAGTCCTTGGACCAGCATTAAACGACAAGAACTTAAAAGATGGCACATGTATCAACCTTCCAGTTTCCGAAATCCATCTCTCCGGTTTAAACTCTGATGCATCTTCTCCCCATACCGATTTCATTCTCCCTAGTGAGTACAGACAAAACACAATCTTCGTACTTACATCGACTATGTGTCCGCTCGGAAGAACGTCGGGTTTTGTAGGAGACTTGTGCTGAAACGGAACCGGTGGGTATAGCCTGAGGGCTTCACACAAGGCGCCATGTAGATACACCAACTTGTTTAGCTCTTGGGGATTGAACGAAGAGAAATGATCAGAATCATTATTGGTTCTTGGAGATAGCTTTGTGTTGATTTCTTGACGAATCTTGGTCGTTACTTCTGGATTCTTGGAGAGAAGCCAGAAGAACCAAGTGAGAGCAGAGCCTGTGGTGTCTCTCCCCGCTAACATGAAGCTTAAAATCATGTCTCTGAGGAACTTGTCGTCACCCGGATTCAACAACTTGTACTTGGTGGTGTCTACATCCATGTAAGACATCAACAAATCTTTAGAAGAAGAGTCTATGCTAGTAACTCCACGTGCTATTTCATCTCTCTTTGAAGCTATGCACTTAGAGCAAACTCGATCGAAAGTCGAGTGAGCTATTCTCATCTTCAACTCAACTCCAAACCCAAGCAACCTTTGCATCTTCCAAACAATCTCCGGCTTGAAATGCCTGAAAAATATCGCTTCCTCTGCTTCATCTAAAGCCCTAGCAAACTCGATTTCAGGCATTTCGATCGAGAGACAACCTGGATCGATCCCGGTCGCTAAAACAAACGTAGTGTCGAAGGTGAATCTTTGGAACACATCCTGTAAATCAAAGACTAGTTTCTTCTCAGCAAAGTGATCAAGAATGGGGACAAGACCTTTCTCTAGCTTACTCATGTTTGTTCTTAGTGTAAACCTTTGAAACTCCGGACGACTCATCATGCTTTGAGCTGACTTCCTCAGATCCTTCCATAAATCTGAATCCGCGTTGAAAATCCCATCTCCTAAGACATCGAAGAGCTTCTTGAACTCGGATCCTTTAGGGTAGTTTGCGAAGTTTGAGCTCATGATATGATGAATATTAGCCGGATCTACGGTGAACAGCATGTCGAGGCCTCCGAAACGTGGGCCTTTGAAAGGAAAAGTTAAGTTGGAGGCCTCGAGAAACTCGGTTACATAGTCGTACACACGAGGGATCTCTACGAGTAGGCCCGGGAGCATACCGAGGAATGGCCAGTTCGTGGGAAACGAACGGTGAGGTTTCTTCATAATCAAGAAATATCCAAAGAAGTAGGAGAAACAAAGGAAAGAAACTGAGATTTCAAGTAAGCTTATCATAGCCATTAGAGAGAAAACTGAAGAGCTCAAGGCGAAACTGAGATTTTCAAGAAAATACATACGGAGATGAAATGTCAGTGCGCTGTTGAAAGTGTTTAAAACCCTACTTTTGTCGTTTTCTATTATTGGTCCTCACCAGTTTTGGACGTTATCTAGCTCTGTTGCACCTAATTTTGAGACCATTAAATACCATTAGTAAGTATTAACTAGTTACTttgatatatataacattattcgAGACGGACAAATTCCTAGGCTAGCCATCTTTTCTATGATCCCGCACATGTTGATCACT is part of the Brassica rapa cultivar Chiifu-401-42 chromosome A09, CAAS_Brap_v3.01, whole genome shotgun sequence genome and harbors:
- the LOC103842425 gene encoding alkane hydroxylase MAH1, which encodes MYFLENLSFALSSSVFSLMAMISLLEISVSFLCFSYFFGYFLIMKKPHRSFPTNWPFLGMLPGLLVEIPRVYDYVTEFLEASNLTFPFKGPRFGGLDMLFTVDPANIHHIMSSNFANYPKGSEFKKLFDVLGDGIFNADSDLWKDLRKSAQSMMSRPEFQRFTLRTNMSKLEKGLVPILDHFAEKKLVFDLQDVFQRFTFDTTFVLATGIDPGCLSIEMPEIEFARALDEAEEAIFFRHFKPEIVWKMQRLLGFGVELKMRIAHSTFDRVCSKCIASKRDEIARGVTSIDSSSKDLLMSYMDVDTTKYKLLNPGDDKFLRDMILSFMLAGRDTTGSALTWFFWLLSKNPEVTTKIRQEINTKLSPRTNNDSDHFSSFNPQELNKLVYLHGALCEALRLYPPVPFQHKSPTKPDVLPSGHIVDVSTKIVFCLYSLGRMKSVWGEDASEFKPERWISETGRLIHVPSFKFLSFNAGPRTCLGKEVAMTQMKTVAVKIIQNYEVKIVEGHKIEPVPSIILHMKQGLRVMVTKRCNLV